The Paenibacillus sp. 481 DNA window TCACAAGTTGTAATGGTATTGCCATCTGGTGCATTGATGACGATAATTCCGCGCTCTGTAGCAGCCTGTAAATCAATGTTATCCACGCCAACTCCTGCACGACCGATAACCTTCAATTGCTTACCTGCATTCATAACTTGGGCGGTAACACGTGTCTGACTACGTACAAGCAGTGCATCGTATTCTCCAATAATGTCAATTAATTGCTCTTCCGTTAGACCCGTTTTTTTGTCAACTACAACATCGTTCGCATCCATAAGTTGCTGAATGCCGAAATCGCTAATCGGATCGGATACAAGGACTTTAAACATGTGATAAATTTCCTCCCTTTGACTGCTTGAATGTAATGTAATAAGTAAGCATGAAAAGCATGACAACAAAGGATAAAGACAGAGTATGGAATCATGCTGAAATCATATAAAAAAACTCCCGTCCGCATACTACTACCGTAGTAAGGGACGAGAGTCTTCTTTCGTGGTGCCACCCTTGTTCGCTGTTCGCTCGCGCGATCAGCCTTAACGTCTTATCTTGAGACGCAGGAATGATAACGGATTCCACCCGAAAGCGCCTACTAAGAAAGCAAGGTTCAGCGCAGCAACTCAGGAACGCTGGAACACAACAATCCACCGCCGATTTCCACCAAGTTACTCGGCTCTCTGTAGGTTTCTTTGCAGGCTCGTTTCCATCACTGACTTTAAGGTTCATGAAATTTTTACTAATGTAACATGCTTCAAGTGAGCTGTCAATATATTGGTTACGCTTGTGTGCTTGTGTGAACCGACAATTTTCTGATATGATTTTTCTGTTGGGGATATACATGTAAGAAACACCTATAGCTACATATTTTTTTAGCTTAAGAACAGGCAGGGATGGAATGAAACAGAAATGGCGTGATTTTAAGGCAAGACAAATTCAAATAACGGATCTGGACGACCGAACGTTACTATTGAATCTGTATATTACCCAAATGCTTACACTTTTTATCGGGACGATTTGGGTCTTGCTGCAGCGGCGCAACCCAATTGAGCTGTTCACACTGCCGAATGATTGGCACTTCGCCTATTGGGGCGCAGGCCTTGCTGCAACAGTAGTTGTAGTAGACCTAATCGTGTCGCGGTTCGTACCTGACAATATGACAGATGACGGTGGAATTAACGAGAAGCTGTTTAGCAACCGACCGGTTTGGCATATTATCGTCATTTCGTTTGTCGTGAGTGTGTGCGAGGAACTACTGTTTAGAGGGGCCATTCAGCATGCATTTGGCCCGTATTGGACTAGTATTTTATTTGCCGCAATTCACGTGCGTTACTTACGTCATTGGCTTCCGACAGCGATGGTATTTGGAATTAGCTATGCGCTCGGAACGATATATGAATGGTCAGGCACACTTTGGGCTCCGGTGTTGGCTCACTTCCTCATAGATTTAATTATGGGACTAATATTACGTTTTCGGAGGGAAGCATGAGCGAGAATCGACGTGAACATTCACGATGGTCCTCTTATACGCAAGAGCAAGACCAATTAAATCAGAGCAAAGCATTAGCTGCGCTGCGTTCATTAAAACAATCAGAATCGTTAACAGAGGAGATAGATCCTCCTGAACATATGCATAACGAGAATATGGAATCTGATCCGTCTAGCTGGAAACAACTTGAGATTAAGGACGAGGATCGTACTTTGCCACCTAGACAGCAATTGCATCCATCTAACTATGAGAAGCTAACAAAGTGGTTTTACAATTTATTAATTTTGTTGTTTGTGGGATTACTCATAGGTTTGTTAATGTGGGGACGTCATCTTATGACCGCGGAGGGTTAACATGAGCGTCATGATCGTGCTTGCTATGTTTTCATTGTGCTTTATTGTACTGACCGTGCTAATCGTTCGGATGAGAATGGAAGCGATGGACTTGGTCGTTACGGAGGAAGAAGTGGTACTCGACCGATTGCCAGCTTCATTTGACGGCACGCGACTCATGTTCATATCGGATTTGCATCGGCGTTCGATCACAGACCAACATGTGCAAACTTTATTGACTCGTCAAAAAGCACAGCTCGTACTATTAGGGGGCGACATTACAGAGGCAGGCGCATCATGGGAAGGTTGTGTGAACAATGTGACCCAACTGCGTAAGTTGGGTCCTGTAGTGGCGGTATATGGAAATCACGATTATAAGGCCGACGTAAGGGCACTTGGCAACATGTTAAGAGAGCACGACATTAAAGTGCTGGAAAATGAAGCGATGAGGTTGGAAAGTGCAACGGGTGAGCATATATGGCTCGTAGGCCTCGACGACATTTACACAGGTCGGGCGAATATCAAAGTTGCGATGGAAGAACCACTAGCAGACGAGGCGTGTACCGTGCTGCTGGTCCATGATCCGATAGCCTTAAAGGTATGCCAACTGCAACGAGTAGATTTAATGTTATCGGGGCATACGCACGGTGGGCAAATTTGTGTGCCTTTTTTCGGACCGATTAAAGCAAATGCATTTTATCGCCGCTACTTATCGGGATGGTATGAACATCAATACAATCCTAGCAGTACCCCGCTTAAGCTGTTCATTTCGAGCGGGTTTGGTACCGCGCACTGGCCGTTTCGGCTAAATTGTCGCCCAGAGGCGCATTTTATCGTGCTGCGGGCATCATCCATAACGGAGTGAACTTTCTCCTAAAATTTAATGCGCATGGTCAAGACGAGTCGCGTTCAAACTATAAGATGATCCTAACTAATAAAGGAGGACATACGGTGAGAGTGACGACTTTTATTGCCGGCACAGCAATAGGAATTTTGGCGGGGATGTATATGGCAGACCGCCGCTCATTAGCGGCGTTGCAATCAAAGCTCCAAACGGCAGGGAACGTCGTTCAAGATTTAATGAGTAATGCGAAAGGGAGTGTGCTTGATAACACGCTTATGAAATTTGCGGATTTATCGTCCCTTTCAACGGCATCATCCGCGGCAACAACGTCTGCTGCGTCTCAAGGACAAGGTACCGGATCTAACGAAGTGTTCAGCCTAGATCGAGTTAAAGACCTTATTAACAACGATCCTGCCGTGAAACGTAAAGTGGATGCGATATTGCGGGAAAATGGTCTCGCGCCAACACCTACGGCACCAACGAAAAGCGATGTGTCAAAAGCGAGCTCAAGCGCTGCATCAGGCACAGCCTTTTCAGCGAAATCATCGTCACAGCAAGGGTCTGAAGCCCTCGATGTGACGATAGAAACACCTCATTAATAGCGCATCAGGATGGACAAAGCCGCTGTGCGAACGTTGCACAGCGGCTTTTAGTCCTTTTTTACAGGCGAGACCTAGATCGTGAATTTTATGTAGTGCAAAACATGCAAAATAGTGTTAACATGAAATACATAGAACCATTTTCAGCACATATTATATGTTGCTTCATAATCTGTTATAACCGATGTTGTAAAGGAGGGTCCTGTCATGAAAATCGAACGTCTGAGCCAAGACAAAATTCGAATTTTCCTAACGTTCGATGATTTATCTGAACGCGGGATCCAGCGTGAAGACCTGTGGCGAGAAATGTCCAAGCTACAAGAACTGTTTGCAGAAATGATGGATCAAGCGTATACCGAACTCGGCTTTGATGCAACGGGACCGCTTGCCGTAGAAGTATTTGCTATGCCAGCTCAAGGTATGGTCGTCATTGTTACACGCACGCGTTGGGACAACTCATCTTCAAGTCAATCATTACATGGTGACGAAGAGGAACTAGACGATGTATACGAAATGGAAGTTACA harbors:
- a CDS encoding DNA-directed RNA polymerase, with product MRVTTFIAGTAIGILAGMYMADRRSLAALQSKLQTAGNVVQDLMSNAKGSVLDNTLMKFADLSSLSTASSAATTSAASQGQGTGSNEVFSLDRVKDLINNDPAVKRKVDAILRENGLAPTPTAPTKSDVSKASSSAASGTAFSAKSSSQQGSEALDVTIETPH
- a CDS encoding metallophosphoesterase gives rise to the protein MSVMIVLAMFSLCFIVLTVLIVRMRMEAMDLVVTEEEVVLDRLPASFDGTRLMFISDLHRRSITDQHVQTLLTRQKAQLVLLGGDITEAGASWEGCVNNVTQLRKLGPVVAVYGNHDYKADVRALGNMLREHDIKVLENEAMRLESATGEHIWLVGLDDIYTGRANIKVAMEEPLADEACTVLLVHDPIALKVCQLQRVDLMLSGHTHGGQICVPFFGPIKANAFYRRYLSGWYEHQYNPSSTPLKLFISSGFGTAHWPFRLNCRPEAHFIVLRASSITE
- a CDS encoding CPBP family intramembrane glutamic endopeptidase; this encodes MKQKWRDFKARQIQITDLDDRTLLLNLYITQMLTLFIGTIWVLLQRRNPIELFTLPNDWHFAYWGAGLAATVVVVDLIVSRFVPDNMTDDGGINEKLFSNRPVWHIIVISFVVSVCEELLFRGAIQHAFGPYWTSILFAAIHVRYLRHWLPTAMVFGISYALGTIYEWSGTLWAPVLAHFLIDLIMGLILRFRREA
- a CDS encoding genetic competence negative regulator, producing MKIERLSQDKIRIFLTFDDLSERGIQREDLWREMSKLQELFAEMMDQAYTELGFDATGPLAVEVFAMPAQGMVVIVTRTRWDNSSSSQSLHGDEEELDDVYEMEVTLEESDTIVFAFRDFEHFIEAAHTVNGQFSVSGSLYQYNGQWIYHVEPNQLETARLQALIAILAEFGEATSVTTAVLEEYGKCIIAEDAIAVTCQHFKPRNT